CGCGGATCTGGAGGCGGTGCATAAGCCGGTCGGAAAGGGCTTCCAGCGCCGGACCGTTGTCGGGCTGGGGTACGCAGGCTTCCCGCGAAGCCCCGCACAGGTCGGCGTCGAAGGGCGTGATGGGAATTTCCGCGATTCGCGACACCGAGGCGTTCTCGGTGTTCCAGTCGACGTCGATCTGCCAGATGTCGAAGAGGTTGCTCTGCGACATGGCCGTGCCGAAGAGAGCCGGCGCGCTTCCCGCACCGTCCAGATCGCCGGCCACGAAACCGAATTCGTTGCGGCCGATGTTGAAGCCGATCAGGGTGGCCGGGTTGCCGGCGTACATGGCATCCTTGTCCATCACTCCCAGAAAGGTCCCGTCGAAGTTAAAGAAGGGCCCCCGCGGACGGAACAGGTTGGCGATCATGGTGATGGAGTCGGATACGATTCCGTGCTTGGGATAGTCGTTGAAGCCGATATTGTCGAATGAGAATTCATATCGGTTGTAGGCGCCGGTGGGATCTCCGGTCTGAGAGATGGCCACGCACTGGGAGAAGCTGCTCAGGTTACTCGGGAAAGCGAACTGGCTCACCAGCCATCGGTCAGCCTGATCGTCGTAGAGGACGATCGGGTCCCCCTGGTTGAAGGCCTGGCAGTTCCCCCCGATACCGGCCCAAAAAGCATTGCTGGGAAAGGGACCATCCATGAGCACGTTCCCGTTCTTGTCATAAATAGTGGTCAGCAGGTTGATCATCTGCACGTAGTGATTGGGGCCCACGTCGCCGTCGGTGTCCGGGGGCGCAACCAGGAATCCCAGGACGCTGGCGTTGTCATCGTTGCCAGCTCCCGGAAAACCTGAGCTTACCGACGTGAGGGCGTTGCCTGTGGTTTCCTGCAACAGGACGTCGGGCAGCGAAGGTCCGCCGTCCTGAGAAGGGCCGACGGGCTCGCCGCGGTAGTTGATGATCTCGCGCGGGGGGCCGGGCCGATATCCTAAGAGCCGCGCTTCAGCCGCCGCCGACCTGAGAGACTCGAGGGGGCGGTTGGCCGCGTGTTTCTGGATCTTCTCCAGGGCCACATCGCTCTGCGCCAACACCGGCAGGGCGCCGAAGGACAGCAACAGGCCGCAGAGAACGACAAGAGCCGTTCGCGAATGATACATTGGTTGACCTTTCTCTAGCAAGCAGTGTATGCACTTTCCAATGCTTCAAGCATTGGAAAAACCAATCAAAAGTTCGCTCCCTTCTACCCTTTTCGGCCCGTTTTGTCAATAAGTTTAAGGCAGGGACCGCTTGTCACCGGAGAGATTCTGTTGGTATCCTCGCGCGGTCATGAGCCGATTTTCCCTAACCTTTTGGGCTTTGATAGGCGCCCTGTTGGTGACGGTGAGCTTGTCGGCCCGGCAAGAGCAGGAAGCCGAGGGCCACTCCGAGGACTTGTCCGAGGTCATTGGACGGGTGCGCCAGGAGGCGGGTCCCTACTACCTGCGCGTGGACTGCACCGACGAGAGGGGCGCCCGCAACCTGGAGGTCTTTCCTTCCGGCGTGGCCATTTGGGACCAGCGCGTCCAGCTCCCTCTGGAGGACTCCGAGCGGGTCGAGTTGTTGGGGATTCTGCTGGAGCGCGGATTCGCCGAACTGAAACCTCTTTACGGCGGCAAAAAGGAGTCCGGGGAAGGAGAGGGACCGCTGCGCATTTCCTGTCAGGTGGAATTGAGCGTCGAGGAGCGGCGTAAGGTCTCCCGCCAGTTGGCCGACGGCGAGCAGTCTGCGCGATTGGTCCCCCTGGCTGGAGTTCTGTTGGACCGGATAGCCCCCCTGGCTCAGAAGCGGGGGGTAACGGCGGACGATCTTAGCGACGGATTGAGCAAGCTGAGTGAGGGCGTCCTGGGCCTGGAGGCGCTGCGTCTGCTCTTCGTCGATTTGCCCGAAGAGGGCAGCCAGCCCGGCCAGATCATGCAAGTCGAGAAGGGAAAGGCCTGGGTACGCCCTTATTATCCGGGGCGAGAACTGGGCCAAGAGTCGCCGCTGCCGCTCGGGGATGCACAGGTCTCACGGCTGGCCAAGGTGCTTGACCGGGCCATGGTCAGTTCCATGCCGGTCAACCTGTGGGCCAAGGGCCAGATCGAGGTGCAGGTCCGCATTCTCGATCACGACAAGACTCTGCTGGCCCGGCCTTTCGGCCGCTTGACTCCCCAGGGGCTGGGCGAGTTGCAGCAGCGCTTCGACCGATTGGTCGAGGACTTGAGAGAGCTTCGCTCGCGCTGGTCGTCTTTGCCGGTCGAGAAGTGACGGCTGTCAGGCCGTTTCCAGGGCGGCAATGGGCCGCCGGCTCACCCAGGCGAACTTGATGCTCAGGATGACGGCCGCCATCCCCAATCCCACGGTCAGTCCCCACCACAGTCCCGGTGCGCCCCACCCCAGCGGCAGAGCCATCAGGAAGGCTGCAGGGAATCCGATGATCCAGTAGCAGAAGACGTTGGCCAGCATGGCCCAGCGGGTCATTCCGGCTCCTCGCAGGCAACCCGAACTGACGGCCTGGATACCGTCGAAGATCTGGAAGAATCCGGCCACTATGATGAGTCCGGAGGCCAGTTCGATGACTTCCTGCTGGCTGCTGACGATCCTGGCGAAAGCCTGGGGCAGGGTCCACATGAAGATGGCGGCCATCAGCATCACGCCGCCCCCCAGCAGGATTCCGCAAAGACCCGCCCAGCGGGCCGCGGGCGTGTCGCCGCGGCCGATGGCGCGTCCTACTTGAACCGAGGTGGCCTCCCCCAGGGAGAGGGGAAGCATGAAGGTGAAGGCGGCCAGTTGCAGGGCGATCTGGTGGGCGGCCATGGGCAAGGTCCCCAGCGTCCCGGCCAGTATTCCCACGGCGGCAAAGATCCCCATTTCGGCCATCAGTTGAAAGCCGATGGGAAGCCCGATGGAAAAGTGCCGTCTGAGACGCCGTGCCCGAAAGGCCGACACAGATCCCTCTCCGGGACCGGGATCGAGGCTGCTCAGCGGCTTGATGAGGATAAGCAGTTGAGAAAAGGTGGCCACGGCGGTGGCCAGTCCAATGCCGACGACGCCCAGGGGAGGCAGTCCCATGGCGGGGAGTCCCAGGTAGGTCAGTCCCTCATCGCCCCATATGAGCAGCCAGTTGGCGGTCAGGTTGAAGACGTTGGCCGTCAAGGTGGCCACCACGATGGGACGGGGGTAGTGAGAGGCTTGCAGGTAGGCGCGCACCGCCATCAGGGTGAAAAGAGGTGGCAGGGAGGGCATCCGGCCCCAAATGTAGCGCCGGGTGTGGGCGGCCAGTTGAGGCTCGACTCCCATCCATTCCAGCGAGTAAGCCAGCGCCAGGATGAAGGCGGCTACCGGGAGCACGATCAGGAGTCCGCCGTAGATGCCGTGCCACATGGCCTTGCGGGCGTCTCTGAAGCGTCCTCCTCCCAGGGCTTGGGAAGCCAGCGGGTCGACACCGGCGGAGACTCCGATTCCGAACACCGCGCCCAGGAAGAAGACCGTACTCCCCAGCCCCACGGCTGCCAGCGAGAGCTCGTCGATGCGCCCCGCCAGAGCGGTATCGACCAGAGACATGCACTGGTAGCCCAGGTTGATGACGATGAGAGGAAGGGCAAGCCTCACCAGCGGCTTTAACTCGCTCTTAGGGCTGGCGCTTGCCGTCATTGAACCGCTCTTCTCCCCGCTAGTGCTGCTGGTCATAAGTTCTGAGCCGGGGCCTTGCCAAGTTCGAGGTGCGATATGCGAAGTTCGAAAGAACCCTGGAAGAGGGTGTCGCAAAAGTCTTCAACATGACACTTCGAAGGCTCGTTATTCCACCCCTTTAGAAGGGTTTCTGTAGAGGTGCTTCCATTGCCCAGCTAGAAGTCAAGTCCGGGCTCGCTGAAGGCGAGCGAGTCGTCAGCCCAGGGTCAGCCCCGGCGAGCGCAAAGCGAGACGGCGGCGCCACCCTAAGTTTCAGACGGCAAAGGTCTGAAAGCGTGGAATAACGCGACAGGGTGGCTCAGAGCTTCTGACGCACTGCACGAGGCTCCGACGAGAGCTCCCGCTTTCATGTGATGGTCTGACGATACGGGCTGCTCAGTCCTGAATGTACCCCAAACTGCGCAAGGCCTCCATCTGCTCGACGGTCATCTTGAAGTCGCTGACGGTCAGTTCCTCGAAGCGCCTGAACCACTCCTGGATGCGCGCTTCCCAGTCGATGTCCGGCAACCTGTGGGTTGCGGGGGCGAGGGTGCCGTCGCCGGAGGGACCCGCGGTTGAGGAGGCCCCGTTGGCGCCGTTGGAGGATGTCAGGCCGTGACGCGCGCCGGACAGCAGGTTATGCAGTTCGTCGTGGTCGCTGCGGAAGGCGAAGAGCTGGTTCAGCTCGGGGTCGTCGAAGAGCACGTACTTGTGTTCGCCGTAGTACATGGCGGTGCGGATGGGAGACTTGGTAAAGAGCTTGACGGCAAGAGCGAAACGCTCCCGCGGCTGGCGAGGGTCGAGCGCCATCAGATCGGCTCCGGGGAAGGCGTTGTCCGGATAGGGCACTCCCAGCAGCTTGAGCACGGTGGGAGCGATGTCGATCAGCATGGCGGGGGTTTCGAGCCTGGTGCCCGCGGGCAGCGAAGAGGGGAAGCGCATGATCAGGGGCACTTGAATGATGTGTTCGTAGACCTCCTGGCGATGTCCCTGGTAGTCGTGTTCTCCCAGGCTTTCTCCGTGATCGGCGGTGAAGACGACCAAGGTATTGTCGAGAAGGCCCAGCGTTTCCATATGGTCGATGACCTTGCCAAGGTAGTAGTCGGCGAATTCGATCTCGTTGATGTAGTTCTCTTCCAGTTCGCCATGCTCGTTTTCCGGCCCGTCCTCGCGCTGCACCGAGGGACGGTCGAAATCGGGATAGTAGACGTAGGGAGAATGGGGATCGAAAAAGTGCAGCCACAGGAAGAAGGGGCGCTTTTTCTTGGCCGCCTTGTTCAACCAGTTGCGTCCCAAGCGGGACACCCGGTTGGCGGGACGGGTGGTGGTCATGTTGACCTTGCCCCTGGAGAAGAAGCGGAAAAAGCCCTTGAACGCTTTGGTCAAGGCCGGATCTTCGAAGTCGTCGTCGTAGGTGGCGAAGCCCTGATCGAGGTTAAAGGTCTCCATCAGCGCGGCCGTAGCCACCACGGCTCCCGTCTGATAGCCCTCAACCGTCAGGATTTCGGCCAGGGTAATGGCGTCTTCCTCGAGCTTCTGCCCGTTGCTGCGCACGTTGTGGGTGATGGTGTACTGGCCTGTGAAGATGGAGCTATGGCTGGGAAGGGTCTGGGGCGACTGGCTGTTGCAGTGCTCGAAGAGGACGCCTTCGCGGGCCAGCCGGTCGATGGTGGGAGTGCGCGCGCCTTCGAATCCATAGGGTTGGAGACGGTCGGCGCGGGTGGTGTCGAAAGTCACCACCAGCAGGTTGGGACGGTCGTCTTGGGCCCGCCGTTGAGCCAACGCCGGGGTAAGGCCCAAGGTCAGGCTCAGGGCTAGTGCTATCGGCCGGTAACGGATCGAGATGAGATCAATCATGGACAAACAACTACTCTGATTGTTGGGTTTGATTCTTCGACGTCGCATCCTGTGAAACGATGGATCGCCGGAATAGGTTCACAATACGCTTGCGGCGGCCCCTTCAATCCCAGATGGCCACTTCAAAGCGTCCGCTGGAATCGGCGGCGCCGCGGAACATCCCGTCGCTGTTGAAGACCATGGCGATTTCGCCTCGGTGAGAGACGGCGATGAGGCCGCCGTCGCCCTTCTTCAGCGTCTTGTGGATGACTTCCTCGGCGGCCTCTTGAAGCGACAAGCCTTTGAAGGTCATCAGGGCCGACACTTGATAGGCTATCACGTTGCGGATGAACTCCTCTCCGGTTCCTGTACAGGACACCGCCACGCTGCGGTTGTCGGCGTAAGTTCCGGCGCCCACCACGGGGGAATCGCCGATGCGTCCCCAGCGCTTGCCGGTCATGCCTCCGGTCGAGGTTCCGGCGGCCAGGTCGCCGTTCTTGTCCAGGACGGCCACCCCGACGGTGCCCATTTCCTGTTCGGCCCGGTCGCGCATCTCCTGCCATTGTTTGCGGCGCCTTTCGGTGTCGAAAAAGCTGTTCTCGACGCGTTCCAGGTCCATCTGTCGGGCAAACGTCTCGGCGCCGTCATGGGAGAGGAAGACGTGACGGGTTTCCTCCATCACCTTGCGCGCCAGGGTGATGGGGTGGCGGACGGTCTTGACTCCTGTCACGGCTCCGCAGGACAGGTCGCGGCCGTCCATGATGGACGCGTCCAGTTCATGGCGGCCCTCCCAGGTGTAAACGGCGCCTTTGCCGGCGTTGAAACGGGGATCATCCTCGAGAGTGCGGATGACGGTTTCCACCACGTCCAGCGAAGCGCGGCCTTCCTCCAGCATGGAGCGTCCCAGTTCGAGGGCCTGCTTGAGGGAATCTTCATAGCCCTGGCGGATCTCTGGGTCGATATCGCGGGGGATGACCCCGGCGCCCCCGTGGATGGCGATGGCGTAGTCCAACGGTTGCCCCTCCTTCTCGGCTTGAACTGGCGGAGCGCCTCCGCATCCCGCCGCCAGCAAGAGCACCGAAAGCGCCGCAAAAAGTATTCGTTTGCGCATATCTCCAAGCCTACCCGAGAAGGCCCCTCAAGGGAAGTCTGCCCCGCGTTCACGGCAATAGGGCCTGTGCTATAGTGCGCCTCATGGGATTTGAGGGTGTCGATTTCATGCTTTTGGAGGATCTCTACAGCGATGAGGAGAGGCTCATCCAGGAGACCCTTCGTTCTTTCGTCGATAAAGAGGTGATGCCGGTTATCGAAGACCACTACATGGCGGGGACCTTCCCCATGGACCTGGTCCCCAAGCTGGGCGAACTGGGTGTCTTCGGTGCCAATCTCGAGGGTTACGGCTGCGCCGGATTGGGCAGCACCGCTTACGGCATCATCATGCAGGAACTGGAGCGCGGCGACAGCGGACTGCGCAGCTTCGCCTCGGTACAGGGCGCGCTGGTCATGTACCCCATTTACTCTTTCGGAAGCGATGCCCAGAAAGAACGCTGGCTGCCCAAGATGGCCAGCGGAGAGGCCATCGGATGTTTCGGGTTGACCGAGCCCGACTTCGGGTCCAACCCGGCGGGCATGATCACCCGCGCCAAGAAAGACGGCGACTCCTACGTCATCAACGGGGCCAAGGCCTGGATCACCAACGGCTCTCTGGCCGACGTGGCCGTGGTGTGGGCCCGCTGCGACGACGACAAGATTCGCGGATTCCTGGTTGAGAATGGTAGCGAGGGCTTCGAGACCAAGGATTACCACAACAAGCATTCGCTGCGCGCCTCCATTACTTCGGAGCTGATCTTCGACCAGTGCCGCATTCCGGCCGACAACCTGCTGCCCAAGACCGAGGGATTGAAGAACGCCCTCATGTGCTTGACTCAGGCCCGCTACGGCATCGCCTGGGGAGCGGTGGGGGCCGCCATGGCCTGTTATGAATCGGCCCGCAAGTGGTCGCTGGAAAGAAAGCAGTTCGCCGGCAGGCCCATCGCGTCCCACCAATTGGTGCAGCGCAAGCTGGCGTTGATGCTGACCGAGATCACCAAGGCGCAGCTTTTGGCCTTCCGCCTCTCCCGGCTCAAGGATCAGGGGAAGATGCGTTTCGACCATGTCTCCATGTGCAAGCGCAACAACGTCTCCATCGCCCTCGACATCGCCCGCATGGCCCGCGACGTCCTGGGCGCCAACGGAATCCTCAGCGACTATCCGCCCTTCCGTCACATGGCCAATCTGGAATCCGTTTACACCTACGAGGGGACTCACGACATCCACACCCTCATCCTGGGCCAGAGCGTCACCGGAATCCCGGCCTACGAGTAGGGCTCGCCGGGCCTTCCGAAACGCCCTAAAGGGCGGCGGCGTCCTAACCCGCGAAGCAGGATGGCAGGCAAAGAGCAGAAGGAGGAAACGCATGGCGCAATACTGGCTCATGAAGTCCGAACCCAACGAGTACTCCATCGACGATCTGAAAAGGGACGGCCGTTCTCCCTGGTACGGGGTCCGCAACTACCAGGCCCGCAACATTATGCGCGACGACATGAAGGCGGGAGACGAAGTCCTCTATTACCATTCCAATGCCAAGCCTCCTGGAATTGTCGGACGGGCCCGGGTGGTCAAAGAAGGCTATCCCGACCACACGGCGCAAGATCCCGACGACAAGCACTACGATCCCAAGGCCAGCCAGGATGATCCGCGCTGGTTCATGGTGGATATCGAATTCGTGGAGAAGTTTCCCAGGCTGCTTGCGCTGCCCGACCTTCGCCAGGTGGAGGCGCTGCAGCAGATGGTCCTGCTCAACCGCTCCCGCCTCTCCGTGCAGCCGGTCAAAGAAGAAGAATTCGACCTCATTCTGCGTTTGGCTAAGGAAGGCTTCGGCGACTCTTGAACTCGCCCCCTGTTCCCGATATCTTTAATCTCGGCATGTCGCTGGATTTTGTCCCTCTCGCCTCAACCGCCTGTCGAGCACACCCAGGAGCCCGCTAACCATGTCCAATGCCTACTGGGGATTGTCTTCAACCATCGGCAAGAAGGTGCTCATGGGACTGACGGGCTTAGCCTTGGTGGGTTTCGTCATTGGCCATTTGGCCGGCAACCTGCTGCTGCTCAGTCCCAATCCCGACCACTTCAACCGCTACGCTCATACGCTGGAGAGCATGGGCGTCCTGCTCTACCTGGCCGAGGCCGGGTTGGCCCTGGTCTTCGGAGTCCATATCTATAACGGCGTGCGCATCTCCATCCACAACCGGCGGGCGCGTCCTGTCAAGTACCGCAAGGGCGGAAACGCCGGAGGCGTGTCCAAGAAAAACACCTCTTCGGTTTCCATGATCTGGACGGGGCTGATCCTCTTCGCCTTCCTCATCTGGCACTTGGCCGCCTTGAAGTTCGGGGGCGGGGTGGAGGCCGGTTACGTGACCCGCTTGCAGGGTGTCGACGGGCCTGTGCGCGACCTCTACAGACTGGTCGTCGAACGTTTCAGCGAAGCCTGGTTCTCAGGACTCTACGTGTTGGTGATGATCCTGCTGGGAGTCCATCTCCGCCACGGTTTCTGGAGCGCCTTCCAGTCGCTCGGCGCCAACCACCCCCGCTACATGCCGCTGATCCGCGCCCTGGGTATCGGTTTGGCCTTGCTGCTGGCCGTGGGCTTTCTCTTCATTCCGGTTTGGATCTACGTGACGGGAGG
The DNA window shown above is from Acidobacteriota bacterium and carries:
- a CDS encoding acyl-CoA dehydrogenase family protein translates to MGFEGVDFMLLEDLYSDEERLIQETLRSFVDKEVMPVIEDHYMAGTFPMDLVPKLGELGVFGANLEGYGCAGLGSTAYGIIMQELERGDSGLRSFASVQGALVMYPIYSFGSDAQKERWLPKMASGEAIGCFGLTEPDFGSNPAGMITRAKKDGDSYVINGAKAWITNGSLADVAVVWARCDDDKIRGFLVENGSEGFETKDYHNKHSLRASITSELIFDQCRIPADNLLPKTEGLKNALMCLTQARYGIAWGAVGAAMACYESARKWSLERKQFAGRPIASHQLVQRKLALMLTEITKAQLLAFRLSRLKDQGKMRFDHVSMCKRNNVSIALDIARMARDVLGANGILSDYPPFRHMANLESVYTYEGTHDIHTLILGQSVTGIPAYE
- a CDS encoding sulfatase, which produces MIDLISIRYRPIALALSLTLGLTPALAQRRAQDDRPNLLVVTFDTTRADRLQPYGFEGARTPTIDRLAREGVLFEHCNSQSPQTLPSHSSIFTGQYTITHNVRSNGQKLEEDAITLAEILTVEGYQTGAVVATAALMETFNLDQGFATYDDDFEDPALTKAFKGFFRFFSRGKVNMTTTRPANRVSRLGRNWLNKAAKKKRPFFLWLHFFDPHSPYVYYPDFDRPSVQREDGPENEHGELEENYINEIEFADYYLGKVIDHMETLGLLDNTLVVFTADHGESLGEHDYQGHRQEVYEHIIQVPLIMRFPSSLPAGTRLETPAMLIDIAPTVLKLLGVPYPDNAFPGADLMALDPRQPRERFALAVKLFTKSPIRTAMYYGEHKYVLFDDPELNQLFAFRSDHDELHNLLSGARHGLTSSNGANGASSTAGPSGDGTLAPATHRLPDIDWEARIQEWFRRFEELTVSDFKMTVEQMEALRSLGYIQD
- a CDS encoding succinate dehydrogenase cytochrome b subunit, translating into MSNAYWGLSSTIGKKVLMGLTGLALVGFVIGHLAGNLLLLSPNPDHFNRYAHTLESMGVLLYLAEAGLALVFGVHIYNGVRISIHNRRARPVKYRKGGNAGGVSKKNTSSVSMIWTGLILFAFLIWHLAALKFGGGVEAGYVTRLQGVDGPVRDLYRLVVERFSEAWFSGLYVLVMILLGVHLRHGFWSAFQSLGANHPRYMPLIRALGIGLALLLAVGFLFIPVWIYVTGGAQA
- a CDS encoding MATE family efflux transporter — its product is MTASASPKSELKPLVRLALPLIVINLGYQCMSLVDTALAGRIDELSLAAVGLGSTVFFLGAVFGIGVSAGVDPLASQALGGGRFRDARKAMWHGIYGGLLIVLPVAAFILALAYSLEWMGVEPQLAAHTRRYIWGRMPSLPPLFTLMAVRAYLQASHYPRPIVVATLTANVFNLTANWLLIWGDEGLTYLGLPAMGLPPLGVVGIGLATAVATFSQLLILIKPLSSLDPGPGEGSVSAFRARRLRRHFSIGLPIGFQLMAEMGIFAAVGILAGTLGTLPMAAHQIALQLAAFTFMLPLSLGEATSVQVGRAIGRGDTPAARWAGLCGILLGGGVMLMAAIFMWTLPQAFARIVSSQQEVIELASGLIIVAGFFQIFDGIQAVSSGCLRGAGMTRWAMLANVFCYWIIGFPAAFLMALPLGWGAPGLWWGLTVGLGMAAVILSIKFAWVSRRPIAALETA
- a CDS encoding EVE domain-containing protein gives rise to the protein MAQYWLMKSEPNEYSIDDLKRDGRSPWYGVRNYQARNIMRDDMKAGDEVLYYHSNAKPPGIVGRARVVKEGYPDHTAQDPDDKHYDPKASQDDPRWFMVDIEFVEKFPRLLALPDLRQVEALQQMVLLNRSRLSVQPVKEEEFDLILRLAKEGFGDS
- a CDS encoding isoaspartyl peptidase/L-asparaginase; the encoded protein is MRKRILFAALSVLLLAAGCGGAPPVQAEKEGQPLDYAIAIHGGAGVIPRDIDPEIRQGYEDSLKQALELGRSMLEEGRASLDVVETVIRTLEDDPRFNAGKGAVYTWEGRHELDASIMDGRDLSCGAVTGVKTVRHPITLARKVMEETRHVFLSHDGAETFARQMDLERVENSFFDTERRRKQWQEMRDRAEQEMGTVGVAVLDKNGDLAAGTSTGGMTGKRWGRIGDSPVVGAGTYADNRSVAVSCTGTGEEFIRNVIAYQVSALMTFKGLSLQEAAEEVIHKTLKKGDGGLIAVSHRGEIAMVFNSDGMFRGAADSSGRFEVAIWD